From Chryseobacterium sp. H1D6B, a single genomic window includes:
- a CDS encoding heme-binding domain-containing protein: MKKVLIVILVAFVIIQFFPIDKTNPPVNPGMDFLKIKKTPSETAQIITASCYDCHSNESRYPWYSSIAPSSWFLKKHIDDGRKHLNFSTFAMYEPKRQAHKLEECIEMIEKDEMPLESYILGHSEAKLTPEKKQELIKYFKKVKEETERAMVF; encoded by the coding sequence ATGAAAAAAGTACTTATTGTAATTCTTGTAGCCTTTGTAATCATTCAATTCTTTCCGATTGATAAAACGAATCCGCCTGTAAACCCGGGAATGGATTTTTTAAAAATAAAAAAAACACCGTCGGAAACAGCCCAGATCATTACTGCCTCCTGCTATGACTGCCACTCTAATGAAAGCAGATATCCTTGGTATTCCAGCATTGCTCCGTCTTCATGGTTTCTAAAAAAACATATTGATGATGGCAGAAAGCATCTTAATTTCTCTACCTTTGCGATGTATGAACCTAAGAGGCAGGCTCATAAACTTGAAGAATGTATAGAAATGATAGAAAAAGACGAAATGCCTTTAGAATCTTACATTTTAGGACATTCAGAAGCTAAATTAACTCCTGAAAAAAAGCAGGAATTAATTAAATATTTCAAGAAAGTAAAAGAAGAGACTGAACGGGCAATGGTATTTTAA
- a CDS encoding DCC1-like thiol-disulfide oxidoreductase family protein, with the protein MQEDWKNKHIVFFDGECGVCNFWVQWILERDKKDAFLFASLQSGFGQKFLSERGLETKVFNTLYLWKPDQYYLVKSRAVIQIANLLGGIYTLLNIGKILPAFTGDVFYDMVSRNRMKLSAQKCFLPDQHQKKKFIEV; encoded by the coding sequence ATGCAGGAAGACTGGAAGAATAAACATATTGTATTTTTTGACGGAGAATGCGGCGTCTGTAATTTCTGGGTACAGTGGATTTTGGAGAGAGATAAAAAAGACGCATTTTTATTCGCTTCCCTGCAGTCGGGCTTTGGCCAGAAATTCTTGTCCGAAAGAGGCTTAGAGACAAAGGTTTTTAACACTTTATATCTTTGGAAGCCTGATCAGTATTATCTTGTAAAATCCCGTGCCGTAATACAAATTGCTAATTTGTTAGGAGGAATTTACACCCTACTAAACATCGGAAAGATCTTACCCGCTTTTACAGGTGATGTATTTTATGATATGGTTTCAAGGAACCGTATGAAATTATCTGCCCAGAAATGTTTTCTGCCGGACCAGCATCAGAAAAAGAAATTTATTGAAGTTTAA
- a CDS encoding alpha-amylase, whose amino-acid sequence MKNTLVLLSFLSVLFINSCQADDTAVNETSEKLEVHSKTVNVTHHDGKPFSTGSGSVNGKFISGPGGGVLMQGFYWDVPEGGTWWNAVKDKVTSWSDAGINAVWLPPASKAQNGAYSMGYDPTDYYDFGNYNQNGSVETRFGSRTELEALITKAHAENMQVFADIVINHNSGGQSQTNPFTGTNTWTDFSGVASGKFIRNYNDFYKNSYGNNDEGAFGGFPDLCHANPHVQDWLWGRDDSVGKYYKNVMKFDGWRFDYVKGFGPWVVNSWNANVGGFSVGELWDSNVNTLESWANNANSSVFDFAAYYKMDEAFDNNNLNALNDDMMWKRNPYKAVTFVANHDTDIIYNKMPAYAYILTHEGYPTIFYRDYEEWLNKERLNNLIWIHNNKATGTTSILYTDNDEYIARRNGYNGNPGLVVYINTSSSWQERWIETNWTSQQIKDFTGNSTWYPTTQGNKWVKIQCPPNSYSVWSLNQ is encoded by the coding sequence ATGAAAAACACATTGGTATTACTTTCTTTTTTAAGTGTATTGTTTATTAATTCTTGTCAGGCAGATGATACGGCAGTGAATGAAACTTCTGAAAAGCTGGAGGTTCACAGCAAGACGGTGAATGTGACCCATCATGATGGAAAACCTTTCAGCACAGGAAGCGGATCTGTCAATGGAAAATTTATTTCGGGACCTGGAGGAGGCGTTTTGATGCAGGGGTTTTATTGGGATGTTCCGGAGGGCGGAACTTGGTGGAATGCCGTTAAAGATAAAGTGACATCCTGGTCGGATGCAGGAATAAATGCAGTCTGGCTGCCACCGGCTTCAAAAGCGCAGAACGGAGCTTATTCCATGGGATATGATCCTACAGATTACTATGATTTTGGAAATTATAATCAAAACGGAAGTGTAGAAACAAGGTTTGGTTCAAGAACAGAACTTGAAGCTTTGATTACCAAAGCACACGCTGAAAACATGCAGGTGTTTGCAGATATTGTGATCAACCACAACAGCGGCGGGCAGTCTCAGACTAATCCTTTTACCGGAACAAATACATGGACAGATTTCTCAGGAGTAGCTTCAGGAAAGTTCATAAGAAACTATAATGACTTTTATAAAAATTCTTACGGAAATAATGACGAAGGAGCTTTTGGTGGTTTCCCGGATCTATGCCACGCCAATCCCCATGTTCAGGACTGGCTTTGGGGAAGAGATGATTCTGTGGGTAAATATTATAAGAATGTAATGAAATTCGACGGCTGGAGATTTGATTATGTAAAAGGATTCGGCCCATGGGTGGTGAATTCCTGGAACGCCAATGTAGGCGGATTTTCTGTAGGTGAACTATGGGATTCAAATGTCAATACCCTGGAATCATGGGCCAATAACGCAAACAGTTCTGTATTCGACTTTGCGGCGTATTATAAGATGGATGAAGCGTTTGACAATAATAATCTCAATGCTTTGAATGATGATATGATGTGGAAAAGAAATCCTTACAAAGCAGTAACCTTTGTGGCGAATCACGACACGGACATCATCTATAACAAAATGCCTGCTTACGCTTACATTCTTACTCATGAAGGATATCCAACTATATTTTACAGGGATTATGAAGAATGGCTAAATAAAGAAAGATTAAACAATCTTATCTGGATCCACAACAATAAAGCTACAGGAACAACTTCTATTCTTTATACTGATAATGATGAATATATTGCAAGACGTAACGGATACAACGGAAATCCGGGATTGGTGGTCTACATTAATACTTCTTCAAGCTGGCAGGAGAGATGGATTGAAACTAATTGGACCAGCCAGCAGATTAAAGATTTTACTGGGAATTCAACATGGTATCCAACAACGCAGGGAAATAAATGGGTGAAAATTCAATGTCCGCCGAACAGCTATTCTGTCTGGTCATTAAATCAATAA
- a CDS encoding DUF4290 domain-containing protein — translation MEYNTQKTQLHMPEYGRIIQQLVERCKEVSDRNERSDMALAIIDFMGQRNPQLRDEENYKHKLWDHLFILASYDLDVDSPYPFPTREQLAEKPKTMEYPKLQGEFKFYGKSILQLIDNAIKLEPGDEKEALIEVIANNMKKSYNVYNKEHVTDDVIFRHLKELSENRLDLTGIESLEKSKIYYTTNNRNNNINKNNNNNNKNQPNKRRHNNNNNNHKNRK, via the coding sequence ATGGAATATAATACCCAAAAAACGCAGCTTCATATGCCGGAATACGGCAGAATTATACAACAGTTGGTTGAGCGCTGCAAAGAGGTTTCAGACAGAAATGAAAGAAGCGATATGGCATTGGCTATCATCGATTTTATGGGTCAAAGAAACCCCCAGCTTCGTGATGAAGAAAATTATAAGCATAAACTTTGGGATCATCTATTTATTTTAGCAAGTTATGATTTGGACGTAGACTCTCCTTATCCCTTCCCTACCAGAGAACAGCTGGCAGAGAAACCTAAAACAATGGAATATCCTAAACTTCAAGGTGAATTTAAATTTTACGGAAAGAGTATTCTTCAATTAATAGATAATGCAATAAAGCTAGAACCAGGCGACGAAAAAGAAGCACTGATAGAAGTGATTGCAAACAATATGAAGAAATCTTATAATGTTTATAATAAAGAACATGTTACAGATGACGTTATCTTCCGTCATTTGAAAGAGTTATCGGAAAACAGACTGGATCTTACAGGAATAGAATCTTTGGAGAAAAGCAAGATCTATTACACGACCAACAACCGAAATAACAATATCAATAAGAATAATAACAACAATAATAAGAACCAACCTAATAAAAGAAGGCATAACAATAATAACAACAACCATAAAAACAGAAAGTAA
- the murA gene encoding UDP-N-acetylglucosamine 1-carboxyvinyltransferase has protein sequence MSGTFQIRGGKRLQGEITPQGAKNEALQILCAVLLTDEEVRIKNIPDIHDVNRLIEILGDFGVKVTKNGHGDYTFKADKVNFDYIKSNEFKKDGARLRGSIMLMGPMLARYGEAYMPTPGGDKIGRRRLDTHFQGLVELGAEFHYDEEEYFYSLKAKELNGKFILLEEASVTGTANIVMAAALAKGKTRIYNAACEPYLQQLCKMLNRMGANISGIGSNLVTIEGVAHLHGTEHTMLPDMVEIGSWIGLAAMTKSELTIKNVNWNQLGVIPNTFRKLGIQLEQSNDDIHIPAQEHYRIQKFIDGSILTISDAPWPGFTPDLLSIILVVATQAKGSLLVHQKMFESRLFFVDKLIDMGAQIILCDPHRATVIGLNQENPLRGTTMVSPDIRAGNALLIAALSAEGKSIIHNIEQIDRGYENIDGRLKAIGADIERI, from the coding sequence ATGAGTGGAACGTTTCAAATAAGAGGAGGAAAAAGACTGCAAGGTGAAATTACTCCACAGGGAGCAAAAAATGAAGCTTTACAAATTTTATGTGCAGTTCTATTAACTGATGAAGAAGTTAGAATTAAAAATATCCCTGATATTCATGATGTAAACAGATTAATTGAGATTCTGGGAGACTTCGGAGTAAAAGTGACCAAAAATGGACACGGGGATTATACTTTTAAGGCTGACAAGGTAAATTTTGATTACATAAAATCCAACGAGTTCAAAAAAGACGGTGCCAGATTACGCGGTTCCATCATGCTTATGGGTCCGATGCTTGCAAGATATGGTGAAGCTTATATGCCGACACCGGGAGGTGATAAAATAGGAAGAAGAAGATTAGATACTCACTTTCAGGGTCTTGTAGAATTAGGCGCTGAATTTCATTATGATGAGGAAGAATATTTCTATTCATTAAAAGCTAAAGAACTTAACGGTAAATTCATCTTATTAGAAGAAGCTTCTGTAACGGGTACTGCTAATATTGTAATGGCCGCAGCCTTAGCAAAAGGCAAAACAAGAATTTACAACGCTGCCTGCGAACCTTATCTGCAGCAGCTATGTAAAATGCTGAACAGAATGGGGGCTAATATTTCAGGAATAGGTTCCAACCTAGTAACAATTGAAGGAGTAGCTCATTTACACGGAACAGAACATACAATGCTTCCAGATATGGTAGAAATCGGTTCTTGGATCGGTCTTGCTGCTATGACGAAGTCTGAACTTACTATAAAAAATGTAAACTGGAACCAATTAGGTGTTATTCCAAATACATTCAGAAAACTGGGAATCCAGCTTGAACAGAGCAATGATGATATTCACATTCCTGCTCAGGAACATTATAGAATCCAGAAATTTATTGACGGTTCAATTCTTACTATTTCTGATGCGCCGTGGCCGGGATTCACTCCGGATCTATTATCCATTATTTTAGTGGTGGCTACTCAGGCAAAAGGAAGTCTTTTGGTACACCAGAAAATGTTTGAATCAAGATTATTCTTCGTGGATAAATTAATTGATATGGGAGCACAGATCATTTTATGTGATCCGCACAGAGCAACAGTTATCGGCCTCAACCAAGAAAATCCGCTTCGAGGAACCACAATGGTATCGCCTGATATCAGAGCCGGGAATGCCCTTCTTATCGCAGCACTTTCTGCTGAAGGGAAATCAATTATTCATAACATCGAGCAGATCGACAGAGGGTATGAAAATATCGACGGAAGACTGAAAGCAATCGGTGCCGATATTGAAAGAATTTAA
- a CDS encoding DUF3658 domain-containing protein, with protein MKYLHITASFSTYGCLRNAVQNNLLEGEAFCMNEIPGIGPLQEMNGRTEFWKKINESEFFSDLEHDGKETHNYFSAEANWIELNQRLKDPDLYAVLWIGNTNNDYVFLRMCCHYINDTKDISFVQIPFEWEHAAVEYYPPEILAPMIKEAVVIPADENSRLGGEFLSIASNPGQLRELNDQGEMQFLKIDHYDQLILNNCSMEWKNIIKVITDTLDDYYKPKKNRNYILFYQFCFFRIGVLIKARMLEKRERENRIEIRLSN; from the coding sequence ATGAAATATCTGCACATTACCGCTTCTTTTTCCACATATGGCTGCCTGCGAAATGCCGTACAGAATAATCTTCTGGAAGGTGAGGCCTTCTGCATGAATGAAATACCCGGAATAGGACCTCTTCAGGAAATGAATGGACGTACAGAATTTTGGAAAAAGATCAATGAATCAGAATTTTTTTCAGATCTGGAGCATGACGGTAAAGAAACTCATAATTATTTTTCTGCAGAAGCCAATTGGATTGAGCTTAACCAGCGCTTAAAAGACCCAGATCTTTATGCTGTACTATGGATTGGAAATACGAATAACGACTATGTCTTTTTAAGAATGTGCTGTCATTATATAAATGATACTAAAGATATTTCTTTTGTGCAGATCCCTTTTGAATGGGAACATGCTGCAGTTGAATATTATCCTCCGGAAATATTGGCTCCCATGATAAAAGAGGCCGTGGTTATACCAGCAGATGAGAATTCGCGCCTGGGTGGTGAATTTTTATCTATTGCTTCTAATCCCGGACAGCTGCGTGAACTGAATGACCAAGGAGAGATGCAGTTTTTGAAGATTGACCATTATGACCAGCTTATTCTTAATAACTGCAGTATGGAGTGGAAAAATATAATAAAGGTGATTACAGATACTTTGGATGATTATTATAAACCGAAGAAAAATAGAAATTATATCTTGTTTTACCAGTTTTGTTTTTTTCGGATCGGAGTTTTGATTAAAGCACGAATGCTGGAAAAGAGAGAAAGAGAAAATAGAATAGAAATACGTCTCAGTAATTAA
- a CDS encoding DUF2207 domain-containing protein, with amino-acid sequence MKKFLLLLYLLFFTAGFAQDDLEQVSIADGSERILSFHSNIDVDKNSGLTITEDIKVHSLGNNIKRGIYRALPLSRNLNKTTQKVNYDIISIKKNGVEEDYHKEIEDGFLKIYVGNKDVILTPGDYDYEIKYTTKNQIGFFDKYDELYWNVNGTYWDFDVDSISAIVNLPEGAGIIQNSCYTGAYGSNSQNCSVSVLSDHSIKWSASHLKANEGLTIAVGFKKGIMVPPPPPTFIEKYGILIAGLLIFLGLLFYYYSTWKKYGVDPEAPVVYPQFNVPEDLSPASLGYIKSENFKNKYLTAAIVNLAVKGYVKIIESKDSGVFGIFSSKKFTIEKLKDADELLPKEEINLMNTLFIAGRQTVEFDGTYDPSIERVVTNFKETLKFQYDKLLTEGNNTSKLILPALLITVIYALGLFISYNLFPEAEKIIIGIFIYGFLFVIFIVAAFLFKAFPALFKFFLVVPVLIFIFLGKLIFTQHEFTIDNNFTICYIFIVLGFTSLIIYQYLIKRPSEEKLRKQSLIDGFKMYMGAAENEQLKFHNPPQMTPQVFEKLLPFAMVLGVDDIWGKKFDEMLKKMSVEYNNNWYVGSAIGYYSFGNTLNSSLTHSIQSASTQPSSSGSGSGGGGFSGGGGGGGGGGGW; translated from the coding sequence ATGAAAAAATTCTTGCTTCTTCTTTATCTTCTGTTTTTTACAGCGGGTTTTGCTCAGGATGATCTAGAGCAGGTTTCTATTGCGGATGGCTCAGAGAGAATTCTTTCTTTTCATTCCAATATTGATGTTGATAAAAATTCAGGTCTTACGATTACTGAAGATATCAAAGTCCACAGTTTAGGAAATAATATAAAAAGAGGGATTTACAGGGCACTGCCTTTATCACGGAACCTAAATAAGACCACTCAAAAAGTAAACTACGACATCATTTCCATTAAGAAAAATGGGGTTGAAGAAGATTATCACAAGGAAATAGAAGACGGATTCCTGAAAATTTATGTAGGAAACAAAGATGTTATACTGACGCCCGGAGACTATGATTATGAAATAAAATATACAACAAAGAACCAGATCGGCTTTTTTGATAAATATGATGAATTATACTGGAATGTAAACGGAACATATTGGGATTTTGATGTAGATTCTATTTCAGCAATAGTTAATCTGCCTGAAGGTGCCGGAATTATTCAGAATTCATGTTACACGGGGGCATACGGAAGTAATTCTCAAAACTGTAGTGTTTCAGTTTTGTCTGATCATTCCATTAAATGGAGCGCCTCTCATCTTAAAGCCAATGAAGGGCTGACCATAGCGGTAGGCTTCAAAAAAGGAATTATGGTTCCCCCGCCGCCGCCCACTTTCATTGAAAAATACGGTATTTTAATAGCCGGGCTTTTAATATTCCTCGGGCTGTTATTTTATTATTACAGCACCTGGAAAAAATACGGTGTTGATCCTGAGGCTCCGGTTGTTTATCCGCAGTTCAATGTTCCTGAAGATCTTTCACCTGCTTCTTTAGGATATATCAAAAGCGAAAATTTTAAGAATAAATATTTAACAGCAGCCATTGTTAATCTTGCTGTAAAAGGATATGTAAAGATCATTGAAAGTAAAGACTCCGGTGTTTTCGGAATTTTCAGCAGTAAAAAATTTACAATCGAAAAGCTGAAAGATGCGGATGAACTGCTGCCAAAAGAAGAAATAAACCTGATGAATACACTCTTCATAGCGGGCAGGCAGACTGTGGAATTTGACGGCACATATGATCCCAGCATTGAAAGAGTGGTGACTAATTTTAAAGAAACTCTGAAATTTCAGTATGATAAGCTCTTAACAGAAGGAAATAATACCAGCAAGCTTATACTGCCGGCTTTACTTATCACAGTAATCTATGCTCTTGGTTTATTCATCAGCTATAATCTGTTTCCGGAAGCTGAAAAAATTATTATCGGAATATTTATCTACGGATTTCTGTTTGTAATTTTCATTGTTGCTGCATTTTTATTTAAAGCTTTTCCGGCCTTATTTAAATTTTTCTTAGTTGTTCCTGTGCTGATTTTCATCTTTTTAGGAAAATTGATATTTACGCAGCACGAATTTACGATTGACAATAATTTTACGATCTGCTATATTTTTATTGTTTTAGGATTCACTTCGTTGATTATTTATCAATACCTGATCAAGAGGCCTTCTGAAGAAAAGTTAAGAAAACAGTCTTTAATTGACGGCTTTAAAATGTACATGGGTGCTGCCGAAAATGAACAGCTTAAATTTCATAATCCGCCGCAGATGACCCCTCAGGTTTTTGAAAAACTGCTTCCTTTTGCCATGGTACTGGGAGTGGATGATATCTGGGGAAAGAAATTTGATGAAATGCTGAAAAAAATGTCAGTAGAGTACAATAACAATTGGTATGTCGGAAGTGCGATAGGGTATTACAGTTTCGGAAATACACTGAATTCAAGCCTTACCCATTCTATACAGTCTGCATCTACGCAGCCTTCCAGTTCCGGAAGCGGTTCTGGCGGCGGTGGATTCTCCGGCGGTGGCGGCGGAGGCGGAGGCGGAGGCGGCTGGTAG
- a CDS encoding LemA family protein — translation MIAIIIIVLALVIIFLLYGVSIYNRLVKLRNLVQEAWSSIDVMLKKRHDLIPNLVETVKGYASHERETFESVTRARTQAVGANSVEAKEAAEKNLNQAMMNLFAVAEQYPDLKANANFQQLQAELTSIENDIEKSRRYYNGTVRENNTLVESFPSNIIANMYKFEKSPFFELDNIAEREVPSVKF, via the coding sequence ATGATTGCGATTATTATTATTGTCCTAGCTTTAGTTATAATATTTCTTCTTTATGGAGTATCTATTTATAACCGTCTGGTAAAACTGAGAAATCTGGTGCAGGAAGCATGGAGCAGTATTGATGTGATGCTTAAAAAACGTCATGATCTGATTCCAAATCTTGTAGAAACGGTAAAAGGATATGCATCTCATGAGCGCGAAACCTTTGAAAGCGTTACCAGAGCAAGAACACAGGCAGTAGGCGCCAATTCTGTTGAGGCTAAAGAGGCTGCAGAGAAAAACCTGAATCAGGCTATGATGAACTTATTTGCTGTTGCAGAACAGTATCCGGATCTGAAAGCCAATGCTAATTTCCAGCAGCTGCAGGCAGAGCTTACCTCTATAGAAAATGACATCGAAAAATCAAGAAGATATTACAACGGAACCGTAAGAGAAAATAATACATTGGTAGAATCTTTTCCAAGCAATATCATTGCGAACATGTATAAATTTGAGAAATCGCCGTTCTTCGAGCTTGACAATATTGCAGAAAGAGAAGTTCCATCTGTGAAATTTTAA
- a CDS encoding NIL domain-containing protein: protein MITPNPNLQVLQKNLNLPTKELILEIELNGKMKFEHLLNTIYTQFGICHRVLSANVEYVEGRSFGSVQLYINANSEDSRELELFLNQNKLLNTTVEYICRKYS from the coding sequence ATGATTACACCTAATCCAAATCTGCAGGTATTACAAAAAAATTTAAACCTGCCAACCAAAGAGTTGATACTGGAAATAGAATTAAATGGAAAAATGAAATTTGAACATTTATTAAATACTATTTATACTCAATTTGGGATTTGTCACAGGGTGCTGTCTGCCAATGTGGAGTATGTAGAAGGGCGCAGCTTTGGTTCAGTTCAATTATATATCAATGCTAATTCAGAAGACAGCCGTGAACTTGAGCTGTTTCTGAATCAAAATAAACTTTTGAATACAACAGTAGAGTATATCTGCAGGAAGTATTCTTAA
- a CDS encoding YiiX/YebB-like N1pC/P60 family cysteine hydrolase: MVKIKIFSFPKLKKAGIITVSLIVMLLLHFCTSNHEFKGLKNGDLLFVTAKESGLSGAINNVTQKQKNASFDHIGILEKGNKNFYVFHAAPKGGSQKQPLKDFIKEQAQEGQKVVVYRLKSQYQNAVPEALEKAESMVGKPYNFNYILDENSYYCSDFIERAFRKDHIFKLEPMTFIDPKTGKTNEFWAEFYKKKNLKVPEGEPGCNPNGLAGSDKLERIKEL, from the coding sequence ATGGTAAAAATTAAGATATTCTCTTTTCCAAAACTAAAAAAAGCGGGAATCATAACTGTTTCATTAATTGTAATGCTGTTGCTGCATTTTTGTACTTCCAATCATGAGTTTAAAGGGCTTAAAAATGGCGATCTGCTTTTTGTTACAGCCAAAGAATCCGGACTTTCTGGTGCTATTAATAATGTAACCCAGAAACAGAAAAATGCTTCTTTTGATCATATCGGAATTTTAGAAAAAGGAAATAAGAATTTTTATGTATTTCATGCGGCTCCAAAAGGCGGGTCACAAAAACAGCCTTTGAAAGATTTTATCAAAGAACAGGCGCAGGAAGGACAGAAAGTTGTGGTGTACCGTTTAAAGTCTCAATATCAAAATGCAGTTCCTGAAGCTTTGGAAAAAGCTGAATCTATGGTAGGGAAGCCTTATAATTTTAACTACATTCTGGATGAAAACTCTTATTACTGTTCAGATTTTATAGAAAGGGCTTTTAGAAAAGACCATATTTTTAAATTAGAGCCGATGACCTTCATCGATCCTAAAACAGGAAAGACGAACGAGTTTTGGGCAGAATTCTATAAAAAGAAAAACTTGAAAGTTCCGGAAGGAGAGCCGGGATGTAATCCCAATGGACTGGCTGGTTCAGATAAATTAGAAAGAATAAAAGAGTTATAA
- a CDS encoding response regulator transcription factor: MPHILLVEDDKRLSQLISRGLMENDMDVNTAYDGEKALKLAELMHFDLIITDIILPVKNGLDFCREIKVLKPNIPVIMLTALGTTDHKLEGFDSGADDYLTKPFEMRELTARIKVLLKRFSQQPQNTSSILQYEDIEMNLKLKTVNRSGTHIKLTPKEFNLMKFMLENPERVLSRVEIAENVWETHFDTGTNFIDVYINYIRKKIDKDFETKLIHTKAGMGFILKKGYEDHLQ; this comes from the coding sequence ATGCCCCACATTCTATTAGTAGAAGACGACAAAAGACTTTCACAGCTTATTTCAAGAGGGCTGATGGAAAATGATATGGATGTAAATACAGCGTATGACGGTGAAAAAGCATTAAAACTGGCAGAACTGATGCACTTCGATCTTATCATCACAGACATTATTCTGCCTGTAAAAAACGGATTAGACTTCTGCAGGGAAATAAAAGTATTAAAACCTAATATTCCTGTGATCATGCTTACCGCTTTAGGAACTACAGACCACAAACTTGAGGGTTTTGATTCCGGAGCTGATGATTATCTTACCAAACCTTTTGAAATGAGAGAGCTTACCGCTAGAATTAAGGTTTTGTTAAAACGATTTTCCCAACAGCCACAAAATACCTCATCCATACTGCAGTATGAAGATATTGAAATGAATCTGAAATTAAAAACGGTCAACCGGAGCGGAACCCATATCAAACTGACCCCAAAAGAATTTAATCTGATGAAATTCATGCTTGAAAACCCTGAAAGAGTACTTTCCCGGGTTGAAATTGCTGAAAATGTATGGGAAACTCATTTTGATACCGGCACCAATTTTATTGATGTCTACATTAATTACATCAGAAAAAAGATCGATAAAGATTTTGAAACTAAGCTCATCCATACAAAAGCCGGAATGGGCTTTATCTTAAAAAAGGGATACGAAGATCATCTTCAGTAA
- a CDS encoding ATP-binding protein has product MKVRTRLTLLFTLVTAMLMSFYGITVYFSSKEAREKSFYAELNNEAEAKANLFFQGELNAREMHELYKNNTQTLNEVQVAIYDPEFNLIYHDDAKVDFVKENRQMLSNIFKNKQISFYLNDFQVIGMVYPHDGKQYAVTAAAYDQYGYNSVNHLLTISIISFIIILALIYLAGLFLSKKALNPAVEMVDQIKKVTAGKLQLRLNYSEEKGEFYELEKSFNQMLERLDNSFNAQKHFVSNISHELNTPLAAMTAELELALQKEYPSEEYQKIIQNTLEDVQNMSRLSSSLMNLAKASYDPAEISFSEIRIDEILLDSYAKIRKENPRYSIQLNLDPSIEEQKLIHEGNSYLLLVAFNNLIDNACKYSPDNTCIINVTLVSDHLSIEFINKGSSVSAKEYQNIFKPFYRSENSLHEKGYGIGLYLTEKIISLHHAQIAVSSQENTTTFQIIW; this is encoded by the coding sequence ATGAAAGTCAGAACCCGTCTTACCTTACTTTTTACTCTGGTCACAGCAATGCTGATGAGCTTTTATGGTATTACCGTGTATTTTTCATCGAAAGAAGCCCGGGAAAAATCGTTCTATGCCGAGCTGAATAATGAAGCAGAAGCTAAAGCCAATCTTTTTTTTCAGGGAGAATTGAATGCAAGGGAAATGCATGAGCTTTATAAAAATAATACCCAGACTTTAAACGAGGTTCAGGTGGCTATTTATGATCCGGAGTTTAATTTAATTTACCATGATGATGCTAAAGTAGATTTTGTAAAGGAGAACAGACAAATGCTTTCCAACATCTTTAAAAACAAACAGATCTCTTTTTATCTTAACGATTTTCAGGTAATAGGGATGGTTTATCCTCATGACGGAAAACAGTATGCCGTTACCGCTGCTGCCTATGATCAATATGGATATAACTCTGTGAATCATTTATTGACCATCAGTATTATTTCATTCATTATCATCCTAGCACTAATTTATCTCGCTGGTCTTTTCCTTTCCAAAAAAGCACTGAACCCTGCCGTTGAAATGGTAGATCAGATCAAAAAAGTAACAGCTGGAAAACTGCAGCTCCGCCTTAATTATTCAGAAGAAAAAGGCGAGTTTTATGAGCTTGAAAAAAGTTTTAACCAAATGCTTGAAAGGCTTGACAACTCTTTTAACGCTCAAAAACATTTTGTTTCTAATATTTCTCATGAACTGAATACGCCTTTAGCTGCGATGACTGCCGAATTAGAACTGGCACTGCAGAAAGAATACCCATCAGAAGAGTATCAGAAAATTATACAAAATACCCTGGAAGATGTTCAAAATATGAGCAGGCTTTCCAGCAGTCTTATGAATTTAGCTAAAGCCAGCTACGATCCTGCCGAGATCAGTTTTTCTGAGATCCGGATCGATGAAATCCTGCTGGACTCTTACGCCAAGATCAGAAAAGAAAATCCGCGGTACAGCATACAGCTTAATCTAGATCCTTCTATCGAGGAACAGAAACTCATTCATGAAGGAAATTCATACCTGCTGCTTGTTGCTTTTAATAATCTTATTGATAATGCATGCAAATATTCGCCTGATAATACCTGTATCATTAATGTTACGTTAGTTTCTGATCATTTATCCATTGAGTTCATCAATAAAGGATCGTCTGTTTCAGCGAAGGAGTATCAAAATATTTTTAAGCCTTTCTACAGATCTGAAAATTCCCTTCATGAAAAAGGATACGGTATAGGCTTATACCTTACTGAAAAGATCATCAGTCTCCATCATGCTCAAATTGCGGTATCATCTCAGGAAAACACTACAACTTTTCAGATAATCTGGTAA